The genomic region ATCACCCATAAAGAATATGGGGTAAAACTAAGAGCACCTGCCTTGCAAGCACCATTTTTTATACCGATCTTTGAAATTACCCATAAGGATAAAACTAAGAAGTATCAACCGATCGAGATATAAAAAAGCGTGGTAGATACAATTTCATTATGTTTAAACGAGAAAAACGAGGTCAAGTTACAAAGGGCGCACGGCGGATGCCTTGGCGCTGGGAGTCGAAGAAGGACGTAGCGAGCTGCGAAAAGCCGCGATTAGCTGCAAGCAAGCTTTAAGTCGCGGATTTCCGAATGGGGCAACCCACCACAGTTAATACTGTGGTACCACCACCTGAACAAGTAGGGTGGTAGGAGACAACCGGGGGAACTGAAACATCTAAGTACCCCGAGGAAGAGAAAGAAAACTCGATTCCCTAAGTAGTGGCGAGCGAAAGGGGAAGAGCCTAAACACTTTTAGTGTAAGCCTGTATGCGTTGCTAAAAGTGGGTTGAGGGAGTTACTTTACAAGTGGATACAGTCACTTGGGATAGTTACAAAATTAAAGTTTAGGCGAATTGGTTGGGAACCCAAACGACACAAGGTGAAAGTCCTGTAGCCGAAAAGCTTTAATCTATCCAAGTAGCCACCCGAGTATTGCGGGACACGAGAAACCCCGTAAGAATCTAGGAGGACCACCTCCAAAGGCTAAATACTACCCAGCGACCGATAGTGAACAAGTACCGTGAGGGAAAGGTGAAAAGTACCCCAGGCGGGGGATGAAATAGAACCTGAAACCGTGTGCCTACAAACAGTCAGAGCCCCATAAGCGGGTGATGGCGTACCTTTTGTATAATGGATCAGCGAGTTACATTTGCAAGCGAGGTTAAATGGTAAAGCCATGGAGCCGTAGCGAAAGCGAGTCTTAATAGGGCGACTAGTTTGTATGTGTAGACCCGAACCCGAGTGACCTACCCATGGCCAGGGTGAAGTTTTGGTAACACAAAATGGAGGCCCGAACCCACTAATGTTGAAAAATTAGGGGATGAGCTGTGGGTAGCGGTGAAATGCCAAACGAACTCGGAGATAGCTGGTTCTCCCCGAAATAGCTTTAGGGCTAGCCTCAAGGATGAATAGTGGAGGTAGAGCACTGATTGAGCTAGGGGCCTAACCCAGGTTACCGAACTCAGTCAAACTCCGAATGCCATATATTTTGACCTTGGGAGTCAGACTATGGGTGATAAGGTCCATAGTCGAGAGGGAAACAGCCCAGACCATCTGTTAAGGTCCCAAAGTGTAAGCTAAGTGGAAAAGGATGTGGGATTGCTTAGACAACCAGGATGTTGGCTTAGAAGCAGCCACCATTTAAAGAGTGCGTAATAGCTCACTGGTCAAGTGATCCTGCGCCGAAAATGTCCGGGGCTAAAGCTTACCACCGAAGCAATGGAGTAGTAATACTGGTAGGGGAGCGTTCTAAGTGCGGCGAAGCTGTACCGTAAGGAGCAGTGGAGCGCTTAGAAGTGAGAATGCTGATATAAGTAACGAAAAGAGATGTGAGAATCATCTCCGCCGAAAACCTAAGGTTTCCTGAGGAAGGTTCGTCCGCTCAGGGTAAGCCGGGACCTAAGCCGAGGCCGAAAGGCGTAGGCGATGGACAACTGGTAGATATTCCAGTGCCACCAAGCTTTGTTTGAGTGATGGGGTGACGCAGTAAGGTAGGTTATCGCACTGATGGATTAGTGCGTTCAAGCCAGTAGGGATTAGAGGTAGGCAAATCCGCCTCTATCTATTCTGAGAGGTTAAGAGGACCCAATTTAGGGGAACTAACTGATCCTACACTGCCAAGAAAAGCCTCTAACAAGAAGCGCGGTGCCCGTACCGTAAACCGACACAGGTAGGTGAGGAGAGAATCCTAAGGCGCTCGGGAGAACCTTCGTTAAGGAACTCGGCAAAATGACCCCGTAACTTCGGGAGAAGGGGTGCCTCGATATTGTGAAGTACATCCGTACTGAGCGAGAGGAGGCCGCAGTGAATAGGCCCAAGCGACTGTTTATCAAAAACACAGGTCTCTGCTAAATCGAAAGATGAAGTATAGGGGCTGACGCCTGCCCGGTGCTGGAAGGTTAAGGGAACGTGTTATCCGACACTCAACTTAGAATCTATGCTAAGTACTAGCGCTTAACTAAGAAGATTAAGTGTTACTAGATACTTAGTATAAAGTATAGGTTTTGAGTTGAGTGTCGGAGAAGCTCTGAACCGAAGCCCCAGTAAACGGCGGCCGTAACTATAACGGTCCTAAGGTAGCGAAATTCCTTGTCGGGTAAGTTCCGACCCGCACGAAAGGCGCAACGACTTGGGCGCTGTCTCAACGAAGGACCCGGTGAAATTGTAGTACCTGTGAAGATGCAGGTTACCCGCGACAAGACGGAAAGACCCCGTGGAGCTTTACTGTAGCCTGATATTGGATTTTGGCATTGACTGTACAGCATAGGTGGGAGGCTGAGAATAGAGGACGCTAGTCTTCTAGGAGCCTAAAGTGGGATACCACCCTGTGAATGTTGGAATTCTAACTAGAAACCGTAATCCGGTTTTAGGACAGTGTCAGGTGGGCAGTTTGACTGGGGCGGTCGCCTCCCAAAGAGTAACGGAGGCGCCCCAAGGTCTCCTCAGAATGGTTGGAAATCATTCGTAGAGTGCAAAGGCATAAGGAGGCTTGACTGCGAGACCTACAAGTCGAGCAGGGACGAAAGTCGGGCTTAGTGACCCGGCGGTACCGAGTGGAAGGGCCGTCGCTCAACGGATAAAAGCTACCCCGGGGATAACAGGCTTATCTCCCCCAAGAGTTCACATCGACGGGGAGGTTTGGCACCTCGATGTCGGCTCATCGCATCCTGGGGCTGTAGTAGGTCCCAAGGGTTGGGCTGTTCGCCCATTAAAGCGGTACGCGAGCTGGGTTCAGAACGTCGTGAGACAGTTCGGTCCCTATCTGTCGCGGGCGCAGGAAGTTTGAGAGGATCTGTCCTTAGTACGAGAGGACCGGGATGGACGAACCTCTAGTGTACCAGTTGTCACGCCAGTGGCAGTGCTGGGTAGCTAAGTTCGGCACGGATAAGCGCTGAAAGCATCTAAGCGCGAAGCCACCCTCAAGATAAGACTTCCCATTGGCTTGTCCAAGTAAGACTCCAGATAGACTATCTGGTAGATAGGCCGGAGGTGTACAGGTAGTAATACCTTTAGCTGACCGGTACTAATAAGTCGAGGACTTGACCAACTTAGTTTAGATAATGACTTAGTTTTATTCCTTATGGTAATTTATCCAGTGACAAAAGCGAAGAGGATCCACCGGTTCCCATCTCGAACACCGCAGTTAAGCTCTTCAGCGCCGATGGTACTTGGGGTTTACCCCCTGGAAGAGTAGGACGTCGCTGGGTACCTTAAAGCACCTAACCATATTATTTGGTTAAGTGCTTTTTTATTTTTAATGAAAAATTTTATCTGAGGAAGGAATATTTACTTTTTTATTGCATAAGTATATAAGTGGTGTTTTTTTAATAACTTTATATTATAGAGCAAAGTAATTTATTAAGGAGTTATTTGCAGATATATCACCTTAAATTTACGTAAATTGGGTTTGAGATTGTAACTAACAAAAGGTATAATTTAATTCGGAGTGATTAACATGAAACTAAAAATAGCGGGCGTGATTCCTGAATCGGTAGTTGATGCTCCTGGGGGTATTAGCTATACTATTTTTGCTCAAGGATGTAAGCATCGTTGTAATGGATGCCATAATCCTCAAACTCATAGTTTTGAAGGCGGTAAATGGTTTGATATTGAGGAAGTATTGCAAGATATTTCAGATCATCCTTTTACAAAAATAATTACTTTTTCAGGAGGAGACCCATTTTATCAGGCTAAGGAATTTAGTCTTTTATGTAGTAAACTAAAGAGAAAATATAAACTGGTGGCATACACCGGTTTTTTATTTGAGCAGCTTTTAGCAGATGAAGATAAAAAAGAACTCTTAAAGCATTTAGACCTGCTTATAGATGGTCCGTTTGTTAAAGAACTGCGAAATGTAGATTTAGACTTTAGAGGTTCTTCAAATCAAAGAATCATTGATGTACAAAAGTCAATCCAAGCTAACCAGGTTTGTTTGTTTAAGTTAGCTGATTAATACTTAAGGGGGAGATTAAATGAATTTTACACAGGTTGAAAACCTACAACAGCTACCAGAAAAGGTGGTAAAAAGAGATGGCAGGATGCAAGATTTCCAGCCTTCTAAAATAACTGAAGCTATAAATAAATCTTTTAGTAAGAGCAAGGAAGGAAACTATACCGATTCCCTTATCTTATCACAGAAAGTGTTGAAAGCTATAAGTCGTAAAATGGGTTTACAGGAAATTAACACCCCCACAATAGATGAAATACAAGATATAGTCGAAGATATTCTTTTAGAATCTAAGTTTACTAAATCTGCGAAAGAGTATATATCTTATCGTAGACGAAGAGACGATATAAGAGAGTCTGGAGGTAAGTTTATAAAAGACTTATCAGATATAGTGAAAAGCAAAGATACGGAAAACGCAAATATAAACGGAGACACTGCTATGGGTAAAATGTTACAAGCAGGATCTGTAGCGGCTAAGCGCCTTTGTGAAATAAGCTTAAAAAAGGAACATATTCAAGCACATAAGGATGGATATATACATATTCATGATATGAATTTTCTTCCTTTTGGTACAAAAACATGTTTACAAATACCGCTAGTAAAGCTGTTTAAAAAAGGTTTTAATACTGGCCATGGGTTTATTCGCCCTCCCAAAGATGTAAAAACTGCATCTGCTCTTGTTTGTATTATTATGCAGGCAAATCAAAATGAACAGCATGGTGGACAATCTGTTAAAGCTTTAGATTCAGACTTAGCTCCTTATGTAGAGAAGACCCAGCTAAAATACATTAATCTGTTAAAAGAACTAGACTTTGACATAGCTAAATTAGAAGAAAAAGCTTGGGAACTGACTGAAAAAGATGTAGATCAAGCTATGCAAGGTATAGTTTATAATTTAAACACTATGCAATCTAGGGCTGGCGCTCAAGTTCCATTTACCAGCATCAACTTCGGATTAGATACAACTAGAGCTGGTAGAATGATAAGCAAGTACCTGCTACTAAACTTTGAAAAAGGTCTTGGAAAGGGAGAAACCCCCATGTTTCCTAACCTAATATTCTCCATGGCGAAAGGTGTCAACAAAGACCCAGAAGATCCTAACTACGATCTTCGAAGACTTTCTCATAGAGTGTCATGCAAACGTTTATTCCCTAATTACTCAAACCAAGATTCTACATTTAATAAACCATTTTATAGAAGAGAAAAAGATCCACAAGTGGTAGGATATATGGGTTGTAGAACACGAGTAATGTCTAATGTTTGTGGTGATGAAGTTACCGATGGAAGAGGTAACTTATCCTTTACTTCGATAAACTTACCTAGAGTAGCTATTGAAGCCGACGGGGATCTAGAGACGTTTTTCCATTTGTTAAAAGAAAGATTTATGCTAGTACGCAATCAATTGCTGGAAAGATATGAAATTCAAAAAAATAAAAAGGTTAAGGAATTCCCATTTTTACTTGGGCAAAAGTTATATCATAACTCTGACCATTTAGGCCCTGAAGACACCATTGAAGATGCTATAAAAAATGGAACGTTATCAATAGGATTTATTGGTCTTGCCGAAACACTTGTTGCCTTGACAGGAGAGCACCATGGAGAAAGTGATGAAGCACACAGTCTCGGTGTTAAAATTGTCAGTACGTTGGATTCTTGGTGTAAATCAGAATCTCAAAAGTACACTCTTAATTTTTCGCTGCTAGCTACTCCAGCTGAGGGTCTTTCAAGTCGGTTTGTAGAGCTAGATAGAAAGCGTTTTGGAGTAATCAAAGGTGTTACGGATAAACAATGGTACACTAACTCATTCCATATTCCGGTAGAATATAACATTTCTGCTTACAAAAAAATTGAAAAAGAGTCAGTTTATAATCAGTATACGCCTGCTGGGCATATAAACTATGTGGAGTTAGAAAATGCTCCTAAGGGCAACTTAGATGCTTTTGAGCAATTAGTTAACGCTGCTTTTGATAATGACTGTGGTTACTTTAGTGTAAACTTCCCTGTAGACCAGTGCATGGGTGAAAACTGTTCATATATAGGAATTATAGATGAACAAGGCTGCCCAAAGTGCAAATCTAAAAAAGTAAGAAGAATAAGAAGAGTAACTGGATATTTAGGAATTTATGAAGAAAGTTATGAAAGTGGAGAGAAAAGTTCTTTCTTTAATAATGGTAAGTATAACGAGGCTAAAAACAGAGTAGCTCATCTTAATAACTTTAACAAATAAACTATTAGAAACCTACCTTTTAAAAAAGGTAGGTTTCTTTGGTTTTAGCTGTGAATATATATTGTTATATTGGTAAACGCTAACACAAAAAGGGGTGATAGCTTTGAGAACAATGTGGAAAGGCGCCGTAAGTTTTGGACTTGTCAATGTTCCTATCAAAATGTTTACGGCAACGGAGAATAAGTCAGTTAAGTTTAGAAATTTACATAAGGACTGTAACACTCCGATTAAATATCAAAGGGTTTGTCCAAACTGCGAACGTGAGGTTGAAAGTGAAGAAATAGTAAGAGGCTATGAGTATCAAAAAGGGACTTTTGTAGTGATAAACGACGAGGATATAGAAGCTATACCAAACGAGAACACGAAGTCAATTGACATTATGGACTTTGTAAACCTTAAGGATATAGACCCTGTCTTCTTTGATAAAACTTATTACCTAGCTCCAGAAGAAACAGGAAAAAAAGCTTATAACCTTTTGACTGAAGCACTATCTAAGACAAAAAGGGTTGCGGTAGCAAAGGTTGTCATAAGGTCAAAAGAATCACTGGTTGCTATAAGAGTATATAAAGGTACCTTAGTGTTAGAAACAATGCATTTTCCTGATGAAGTTAGAAATGTAAAAGAAGTACCAGGTGTAGGAGAAAAAGTGAAAGTGTCTGATAACGAACTAGATATGGCAAAAGAACTAATAGAAAAGCTTTCGGCAAAATTTGACCCTGAAAAGTATACCGATGAGTATAGAAACCAACTAATGAGTCTCATCGAACAAAAAGTACAAGGGAAAGAGATTGCTCAACCTAAAGCAAAAAGAGATGATAGCGTAGTGGACTTAATGGAAGCTTTAGAGAGTAGCCTAAATGCCGTCAAAAAAGAAGCTGTTACTAGCAGTAACAAGAAGAAACCTAGAAAAAAGAAAACTGGTTAAAATGAAACAAATTACCCCAATGGAGCCAGTTTTAAAATACGATTTAATCAACTGCAATGATAGTATCTATCAAGTCAAATGGGATGGCATAAGAATATTAACATATAAAGAAAACAAAGATATTTATCTAACTACAAGAAAGGGCAAGGATAAAACAAATGTCTTCCCAGAGATTCAGGAACTAAAACAACTATCATCTACTTTTGTTTTAGACGGTGAAGCTATAATAATTGAAGAAGGATTTAACGATTTTTCTAAAATTCTAACCAGAAATCAATTGAAAAACAAACATCAAATAAATATCGCCATAAAAGAGCAACCTATAACCTATATGGTTTTTGACATAATATACTTAAACGGTAAGTGGTTATCTAACTTACCTTACTCAGAACGATACAAAATATTAACGCAAGAGATTGAAATCAAAAACCTCAATCATACAAAGGTATGTAAAAACTATGATGACGGGGAAAGCTTATTTAAAGGCACTAAACTACAAAAATTAGAAGGTGTTTTAGAAAAAGACTTGAAAAGCAAATACACCTTTACCAAAAGTAAGTATTGGAAAAAGTATAAACATACTAATGATATTGATGCCTTTGTAGGAGGTATATATATCAAAAATAACACAATATCTTCACTAGCTCTAGGAACGAAAGAAAATGGGTTCCTTAGGTATATAGGCAATGTAGGAGTAGGACTTGATAACGAAAACATCAAAGAAATACTTTCCCTTGCTAACAGTTTAGTATCTTTAGAAAGTCCCTTTAAAAACAAAAAGATAAAAAAGCATATTTTTTTAAAGCCTAATATAAAAGTTAATGTAGAGTTTATGCAATGGACTCCCCATAAAACCATGAGGTCGCCAGTTTTTAGAGGAATAAAGAAGGAGAATGTTTGATGAACTACTTAAAAATTGGAGATAAAGAGGTTAGGGTGACTAATCTGGATAAGGTTTACGATGACAAAAATAATATAAGTAAAAAGGATTGCATCAACTACTACATAAAAGTCTTTCCTTATATAAAACCCTTTATTGAAAATAGGCCTGTTTCTTTAAAAAGATTTCCAAATGGATTTAATGATAAAGGGTTTTACCAAAAAAATGTTGATGAAACATTTCCTAAGTGGATACAAGTAGTAGAAAAAAAAGGATTAGAAAAGTACCCTCTAATTAACAATATTGAAACATTCATTTACTTGACTAACCTAGGCACAATTGAGTTTCACCCATGGATGTCCACTATACATGATTTAGAAGCTCCAGAGTATGGAGTGTTTGATATAGACCCAATGAAGCGTTTTACCTTTAAAGAAGTAATCAAGGTGGCAAAAACTATTTATAGCGTTTTAGAATTATTGAAACTAAAATCTGCTGCTAAGTTGTCTGGCTCTACCGGTATTCAAATTTACCTTCCGGTAAAAGATGGTTATAGCTATGAAAGAGTTAGGGAGTTAGTTAGAAAAATATCTGTTGTAGTTAACAATAAGTTAAGTGATACAACAACACTTGTAAGAAAACGTGAACTTAGGTCTGAAAAAATATATTTAGATTTTCTGCAAAATGTCAAAGGCCAAACTATAGTTGCTCCTTTTAGCATAAGACCTAAACCAAAAGCGCCGATATCAGTTCCTGTTTGTTGGGATAAGATGTTAAAAAGCGATACTGTTAATAGCGCTCAGCATTACAATATAAACAACATAGACTTGCAAGAGATAAAAGAAGGTCACCACTTATTTATGGAGATTCTTTCACAAAAACAAGAAATTGAACCTGCTGAAAACATATTATCAAAAATATTAAAATAGTCTAAAAAAGAGGATTTAAACATAAAATCACGAAATAATACATAAAATTTTTTTTAAATAAAACTTTCAAAATATTAAAACATAAAAGGAGGACGGTTCTACGGTTTAACTGGAAATAAAAACTAGCCAAGGAGGAGATTGTTTTGAATAAGCACCCTGTTGAAAAGATCAGAAACATAGGGATTATTTCCCATGGAGGTGCAGGAAAAACGTCGCTGGTAGAGAGTTTATTGTTTACAGCTGGTGCAGTTAAAAGACTAGGGAGAGTTGATGAAGGTACTAGTATCATGGATTATGACAAAGAGGAAATAAAAAGGAAGATAACTATAAATACTTCTTTAGCTCCATGTCAATACAACGACTGTAAATTCAATCTAATAGATACCCCAGGTTACTTTGATTTTGTAGGTGAACTTAAAGGGGCTTTAAGGGTAGCAGACAGCAGTATACTAGTAATGTGCGCTGCTTCTGGAGTTGAGGTTGGGACAGAGCTGGCTTATGACTACTCAACAGAATACCAGCTTCCGAAACTAGCTTTTATTAATAAAATGGACCGAGAAAACGCAAACTTCAATCAAGTTTTAGATCAAGTGAAGGAAAAGTTCGATAAAACTTTAGTCGTCCCTTTAACTATTCCTATAGGTCAAGCTGAGAGCTTTGAAGGCATTGTGGATATATATAACCTTAAGGCTACCTCGTACAAGGATTTAAAGGGGGAAGAGATAGAAATCCCTGAAAGTCTAAAAGAGGAAATAGAAATGCACCGAGAAGCGTTAATAGAAGCTGCCGCAGAAGGTGATGATGAGCTGTTAATGAAGTGCCTTGAGGGTGAAGAGCTTACTAAAGAGGAAGTACTACTTGGTCTTAAAAAAGGTGTTAAAAATGGAAAGGTATTACCTGTCTTAGCTGGATCAGCATATAAAAATATGGGAGTTGATATACTTTTAGAGTATGCCATTACACTAATGCCATCTCCTCTAGAAAGAGGAGAATTAACAGCGTTTGATGATGGTAAAGAGATATCCATCAAAGTAGATAAAGGCGAAGACTTTACTGCTTTAGTTTTTAAGACTATGGCTGATCCATATGTAGGAAAGTTAACTTTTTTTAGGGTATATTCAGGGGTTTTGGAATCGGACTCCCAGATTTATAATGCCAGCAAAGGAACAACAGAAAGAGTAGGTCAGCTGTTTTTAATGCAAGGGAAAGATCAGATGCCTGTAGACTATGTTCAAGCTGGTGATATAGCTGCTGTTGCAAAACTTCAAGAGACAGGTACAGGAGATACGCTATGTAAGGATAAAAGTGAGATCAGAATAGAACCAATTAACTACCCTAAACCTGTAATTTCTTTTGCTGTTGAGCCCAAATCCAAAAATGACGAAGAAAAAGTTGGTATGGGGATAGCTAAGTTTCTAGAGGAAGATCCAACTATAACAGTGGAAAGAAATAAAGAAACAAAAGAAACAATACTATCGGGCATGGGTGAAATGCATCTAGACATTCTAGTTAACCGTCTATCTTCGAAGTTTGGTGTAGAAGTGGAATTAAAAAAGCCTAGAATCCCTTATAAAGAAACTCTAAAAAGCAAGATAAAAGTAGAGGGCAAGCATAAGAAACAATCTGGCGGTAGGGGGCAGTTTGGGCATGTATGGATTGAGTTTGAGCCATTAACTAGAGGGGAGCAGTTCGAGTTTGTAGATAAAATTTTCGGAGGAGCTGTTCCTAGAAATTATATTCCAGCAGTAGAAAAAGGTTTAATTGAAGCAATGGAAGAAGGGGTAATAGCAGGATACCCTGTTGTAGATATAAAAGCTACGCTATTTGATGGTTCATATCACAGTGTAGATTCCTCAGAGATGGCATTTAAAATTGCCGCTTCTCAGGCGTTTAAGGAAGCAATGCTAAAGGGGCAAGCCTCAATTTTAGAGCCAATCATGGATGTAGAAGTAACTGTGGATGAGCAGTTTATGGGTGATATTATGGGTGATATGAATTCTAGAAGAGGGAAAATCATTGGTATGGACCCGTTATCAGGTAACATGCAGAAAATAAAAGCTCAAGTACCTTTAGCGGAGATGTATCAATACAGCATTGACTTAAGATCTAAAACTCAAGGTAGGGGTCACTTTACTATGGAATACTCGCACTACGAAGAAGTACCTCCTCAAGTGGCTCAAGAAATAGTTAAAGAAAAAGAAGGTGTAGAAGTAGCAGGAAAATAAAATAAATAAGGTCTAGGTAAATCCTAGACCTAGACTATTTTTTCTAAGTATTTTCATTAGGAAATAATTTGGTATAATAGTAATAGCTTTAAAATTGATTTACGAGGAGTAGGGAGGAGTAATAACATGCAAACTAAGTATTTAGCGTTACCAGGGCCTACAAGTGTTGACAATGAAGTTCTTAAGGAAATGGCTTCGGAGGTATTTAATCATAGAGGTAAAGAGTTCTCAAAGATTCTTGCAAATTTAACAGCTAAAACCCAACAGTTTTTAAACACTAAAAATGAGCTTCACTATCTAACTGCTTCAGGAACAGGAGCTATGGAGTGTGCTATAGTTAATAGCTTTTCAAAAGGGGACAAGGTATTAGCTCTTATAAACGGTGCCTTCGGGCAGAGGTATGCTGATATAGCTAAAAGTTATGGTTTAGATGTTATAGAGTTTTACGGTAAGTGGGGACAAAGTTTTGACTATGATAAGCTTAAAGAAACAGTGGAAAATATAAATGACCTAGCAGGGATCACTGTTATTCAAGGGGAGACTTCTACAGGAGTAGTAAACGACTTAAAGAAGATAAGCGAGATAAAAAATGATAAAACCTTGCTAATTGTTGATGGAATAAGCTCTATAGGAGCTGAAAACATCGATATAGACGGTTGGGGTATAGATGTTGTAATTACAGGTAGCCAAAAAGTACTAGCTTTGCCTCCTGGTCTAGCTATTATCTGTTTAAGTAAAAAGGCCTTAGAGGCATATAGACAAAGTGACCTGCCTAAATACTATTGGGATATAGGCAAGTATAAAAAGTTTACAGAGATAGGACAAACACCTTATACACCTGCCATATCTTTGATTAAAGCTGCTGAAAAGCAAATAGAAAAAATAGCTAATCAAGGAATGGATAGCGAAGTTAAAAGACACGAAACTATAGCCAACATGGTAAGGGAAGGTATCAAGGC from Proteinivorax hydrogeniformans harbors:
- the nrdG gene encoding anaerobic ribonucleoside-triphosphate reductase activating protein, with product MKLKIAGVIPESVVDAPGGISYTIFAQGCKHRCNGCHNPQTHSFEGGKWFDIEEVLQDISDHPFTKIITFSGGDPFYQAKEFSLLCSKLKRKYKLVAYTGFLFEQLLADEDKKELLKHLDLLIDGPFVKELRNVDLDFRGSSNQRIIDVQKSIQANQVCLFKLAD
- the nrdD gene encoding anaerobic ribonucleoside-triphosphate reductase, with the translated sequence MNFTQVENLQQLPEKVVKRDGRMQDFQPSKITEAINKSFSKSKEGNYTDSLILSQKVLKAISRKMGLQEINTPTIDEIQDIVEDILLESKFTKSAKEYISYRRRRDDIRESGGKFIKDLSDIVKSKDTENANINGDTAMGKMLQAGSVAAKRLCEISLKKEHIQAHKDGYIHIHDMNFLPFGTKTCLQIPLVKLFKKGFNTGHGFIRPPKDVKTASALVCIIMQANQNEQHGGQSVKALDSDLAPYVEKTQLKYINLLKELDFDIAKLEEKAWELTEKDVDQAMQGIVYNLNTMQSRAGAQVPFTSINFGLDTTRAGRMISKYLLLNFEKGLGKGETPMFPNLIFSMAKGVNKDPEDPNYDLRRLSHRVSCKRLFPNYSNQDSTFNKPFYRREKDPQVVGYMGCRTRVMSNVCGDEVTDGRGNLSFTSINLPRVAIEADGDLETFFHLLKERFMLVRNQLLERYEIQKNKKVKEFPFLLGQKLYHNSDHLGPEDTIEDAIKNGTLSIGFIGLAETLVALTGEHHGESDEAHSLGVKIVSTLDSWCKSESQKYTLNFSLLATPAEGLSSRFVELDRKRFGVIKGVTDKQWYTNSFHIPVEYNISAYKKIEKESVYNQYTPAGHINYVELENAPKGNLDAFEQLVNAAFDNDCGYFSVNFPVDQCMGENCSYIGIIDEQGCPKCKSKKVRRIRRVTGYLGIYEESYESGEKSSFFNNGKYNEAKNRVAHLNNFNK
- a CDS encoding Ku protein codes for the protein MWKGAVSFGLVNVPIKMFTATENKSVKFRNLHKDCNTPIKYQRVCPNCEREVESEEIVRGYEYQKGTFVVINDEDIEAIPNENTKSIDIMDFVNLKDIDPVFFDKTYYLAPEETGKKAYNLLTEALSKTKRVAVAKVVIRSKESLVAIRVYKGTLVLETMHFPDEVRNVKEVPGVGEKVKVSDNELDMAKELIEKLSAKFDPEKYTDEYRNQLMSLIEQKVQGKEIAQPKAKRDDSVVDLMEALESSLNAVKKEAVTSSNKKKPRKKKTG
- the ligD gene encoding non-homologous end-joining DNA ligase, whose product is MNYLKIGDKEVRVTNLDKVYDDKNNISKKDCINYYIKVFPYIKPFIENRPVSLKRFPNGFNDKGFYQKNVDETFPKWIQVVEKKGLEKYPLINNIETFIYLTNLGTIEFHPWMSTIHDLEAPEYGVFDIDPMKRFTFKEVIKVAKTIYSVLELLKLKSAAKLSGSTGIQIYLPVKDGYSYERVRELVRKISVVVNNKLSDTTTLVRKRELRSEKIYLDFLQNVKGQTIVAPFSIRPKPKAPISVPVCWDKMLKSDTVNSAQHYNINNIDLQEIKEGHHLFMEILSQKQEIEPAENILSKILK
- the fusA gene encoding elongation factor G, which translates into the protein MNKHPVEKIRNIGIISHGGAGKTSLVESLLFTAGAVKRLGRVDEGTSIMDYDKEEIKRKITINTSLAPCQYNDCKFNLIDTPGYFDFVGELKGALRVADSSILVMCAASGVEVGTELAYDYSTEYQLPKLAFINKMDRENANFNQVLDQVKEKFDKTLVVPLTIPIGQAESFEGIVDIYNLKATSYKDLKGEEIEIPESLKEEIEMHREALIEAAAEGDDELLMKCLEGEELTKEEVLLGLKKGVKNGKVLPVLAGSAYKNMGVDILLEYAITLMPSPLERGELTAFDDGKEISIKVDKGEDFTALVFKTMADPYVGKLTFFRVYSGVLESDSQIYNASKGTTERVGQLFLMQGKDQMPVDYVQAGDIAAVAKLQETGTGDTLCKDKSEIRIEPINYPKPVISFAVEPKSKNDEEKVGMGIAKFLEEDPTITVERNKETKETILSGMGEMHLDILVNRLSSKFGVEVELKKPRIPYKETLKSKIKVEGKHKKQSGGRGQFGHVWIEFEPLTRGEQFEFVDKIFGGAVPRNYIPAVEKGLIEAMEEGVIAGYPVVDIKATLFDGSYHSVDSSEMAFKIAASQAFKEAMLKGQASILEPIMDVEVTVDEQFMGDIMGDMNSRRGKIIGMDPLSGNMQKIKAQVPLAEMYQYSIDLRSKTQGRGHFTMEYSHYEEVPPQVAQEIVKEKEGVEVAGK
- a CDS encoding alanine--glyoxylate aminotransferase family protein, with the translated sequence MQTKYLALPGPTSVDNEVLKEMASEVFNHRGKEFSKILANLTAKTQQFLNTKNELHYLTASGTGAMECAIVNSFSKGDKVLALINGAFGQRYADIAKSYGLDVIEFYGKWGQSFDYDKLKETVENINDLAGITVIQGETSTGVVNDLKKISEIKNDKTLLIVDGISSIGAENIDIDGWGIDVVITGSQKVLALPPGLAIICLSKKALEAYRQSDLPKYYWDIGKYKKFTEIGQTPYTPAISLIKAAEKQIEKIANQGMDSEVKRHETIANMVREGIKALGLELFNEKGCRSNVVTPIKPPEGIKVSQIRKLMLDKYKVEVAGGQGKLKESVFRIGHLGNVDPLFVISVLTALEMSLIELGHNVKLGTAVTAAQKALCNSK